Proteins co-encoded in one Anabas testudineus chromosome 8, fAnaTes1.2, whole genome shotgun sequence genomic window:
- the LOC113162512 gene encoding inward rectifier potassium channel 2-like — protein MGSVRSHRYSIVSSEEDGMKLAAIAVPNGYGNGNVNKVHTEHQPQSRFVSKDGHCNVQFINMSEKGQRYLADIFTTCVDIRWRWMLLIFCLSFLLSWLFFGLVFWLVALSYGDLENETQICVSNVDSFTAAFLFSVETQTTIGYGYRYVTEDCPVAVFMVVFQSIVGCIIDAFIIGAVMAKMAKPKKRNETLVFSHYATVAMRDGKLCLMWRVGNLRKSHLVEAHVRAQLLKSRTTVEGEFIPLDQVDIDVGFDSGIDRIFLVSPITIVHEIDEDSPFYEMSKQELETSEFEIVVILEGMVEATAMTTQCRSSYVASEILWGYRFEPVLFEEKNYYKVDYSRFDNTYEVPSTPHCSARELAEKKSNGSSSRNSFCYENEVALEKVEMEEEFEDEDNRQINGVEVGALKDTSTDVVPNSECNLDSLPIEARPLTAESEI, from the coding sequence ATGGGGAGTGTGCGAAGCCACCGCTACAGCATTGTGTCCTCTGAGGAAGATGGCATGAAGCTGGCTGCTATCGCTGTCCCGAACGGCTACGGAAATGGCAACGTCAACAAGGTGCACACAGAGCACCAACCTCAGAGCCGCTTTGTCAGCAAGGATGGCCACTGCAATGTGCAGTTTATCAATATGAGCGAGAAAGGCCAGCGATACCTGGCAGATATCTTCACCACCTGTGTGGACATTCGCTGGCGCTGGATGCTGCTCATATTCTGCCTTTCTTTCCTGCTGTCATGGTTGTTTTTTGGCCTTGTCTTCTGGTTAGTGGCCCTCTCTTATGGTGACCTGGAGAATGAGACTCAGATATGTGTTTCCAATGTGGACAGCTTCACTGCTGCTTTCCTCTTCTCAGTGGAGACCCAAACCACAATTGGCTATGGCTACCGCTATGTGACTGAGGACTGTCCTGTTGCTGTCTTCATGGTTGTCTTTCAAAGCATTGTAGGGTGCATCATTGATGCGTTCATCATTGGTGCTGTCATGGCTAAGATGGCCAAACCTAAAAAGAGAAACGAGACTCTGGTGTTCAGCCACTATGCCACAGTGGCCATGAGGGACGGTAAACTTTGCCTAATGTGGCGTGTTGGAAACCTGCGGAAGAGTCACCTGGTGGAGGCCCATGTCAGGGCACAGCTCCTCAAGTCCCGCACCACCGTAGAGGGAGAGTTCATCCCCCTGGACCAGGTCGATATTGACGTCGGCTTCGACAGTGGCATTGACAGAATCTTTCTGGTGTCTCCAATTACTATTGTGCATGAGATTGATGAGGACAGTCCATTCTATGAGATGAGTAAACAGGAGTTAGAGACGTCAGAGTTTGAGATCGTAGTGATTCTGGAGGGCATGGTTGAAGCTACAGCCATGACTACTCAGTGTCGGAGCTCGTACGTGGCCAGCGAGATCCTCTGGGGTTACCGCTTCGAGCCCGTGCTCTTTGAGGAAAAGAACTACTACAAAGTGGACTACTCTCGCTTTGACAACACCTATGAGGTGCCCAGCACACCCCATTGTAGTGCCAGGGAACTAGCTGAGAAGAAGTCCAATGGTTCCAGCTCAAGGAACTCCTTTTGTTACGAGAACGAGGTGGCCTTGGAAAAAGTTGAGATGGAAGAGGAGTTTGAGGACGAGGATAACAGGCAGATAAATGGGGTTGAGGTTGGTGCACTTAAAGACACGAGCACAGATGTGGTGCCAAACTCTGAATGCAATCTGGACTCCTTGCCTATAGAAGCTAGACCTTTGACGGCTGAATCAGAAATATAA